In Actinomycetota bacterium, a genomic segment contains:
- a CDS encoding HAD-IB family hydrolase: MNEGVDRARVAGLASAAAAQLPSEFDPARAAAFFDVDNTIMRGASLFHVAVGMARRKFFTTGELIGFGMAQARFILRGTENAEDMAEATEAALAFVKGRKVDEIIAFGQAIFDDSMVDKLIPGTLALAQEHLDAGRQVWLVTATPIELAQVIARRLGLTGALGTVSEISDGAYTGCLVGAPLHGKAKAEAVQALAHREGLDLSNCWAYSDSTNDLPMLGCVGHPVVVNPDPQLRAHARLHSWPIQDFRARRHVHKAVGSTSVVVAGGLAAGMLVGYLAGRAGRASR, translated from the coding sequence ATGAATGAGGGTGTCGACCGGGCGCGTGTCGCTGGTCTTGCGTCGGCAGCCGCAGCTCAACTGCCCAGTGAGTTTGACCCCGCGCGAGCCGCTGCGTTCTTTGATGTCGACAACACGATCATGCGCGGCGCCAGCTTGTTTCATGTCGCCGTTGGCATGGCTCGCCGCAAGTTCTTCACCACTGGTGAACTCATCGGCTTTGGGATGGCACAGGCAAGATTCATCCTGCGCGGAACCGAGAATGCCGAGGACATGGCCGAGGCCACAGAGGCTGCACTTGCATTTGTCAAAGGCCGAAAAGTCGACGAGATCATCGCCTTTGGCCAGGCAATCTTCGATGACTCGATGGTCGACAAACTGATTCCCGGAACTCTCGCACTTGCACAAGAGCATCTGGATGCCGGCCGTCAGGTGTGGCTGGTCACGGCAACACCAATCGAACTGGCCCAAGTCATCGCCCGCAGGCTCGGCCTCACCGGTGCTCTTGGCACGGTGTCTGAAATATCAGACGGCGCGTACACCGGATGCCTCGTGGGTGCGCCGCTGCACGGCAAGGCCAAAGCCGAAGCCGTACAAGCACTCGCACATCGCGAAGGCTTGGATCTCTCGAACTGCTGGGCATACTCGGACTCAACGAATGACTTGCCGATGCTCGGTTGCGTTGGCCACCCAGTGGTGGTCAATCCGGATCCACAGCTTCGCGCCCATGCTCGATTGCACTCATGGCCGATTCAGGACTTCCGGGCTCGACGTCATGTGCACAAAGCAGTGGGCTCAACCTCCGTTGTAGTCGCGGGCGGACTGGCTGCTGGCATGCTCGTCGGTTATCTCGCCGGCCGGGCCGGCCGGGCATCGCGCTAG
- a CDS encoding glutaredoxin family protein — MDQPRASRVQLLSKPHCHLCDDARSVVSAVCSELDIAWTEASIMDDPSLYDEYWERIPVVLVDERVVQFWRINPEILRGALSV; from the coding sequence ATGGACCAGCCCCGCGCTTCTCGCGTGCAGCTGTTGAGCAAGCCGCATTGTCATCTCTGTGACGATGCGCGAAGTGTGGTCAGCGCGGTGTGCAGCGAACTCGATATTGCGTGGACCGAAGCCTCGATCATGGACGATCCGTCGTTGTACGACGAATATTGGGAGCGAATCCCTGTGGTGCTCGTGGATGAGCGAGTGGTGCAGTTCTGGCGGATAAATCCAGAGATCCTACGAGGGGCGTTATCCGTATAA
- a CDS encoding redox-sensing transcriptional repressor Rex — protein MSRQLGPSRTRDDGRGIPDATVARLPVYHRVLRDLADDGVQTVSSEHLALACGVSSAKLRKDLSHLGSYGTRGVGYDVSFLSYHISRELGLSQPWGVVIVGVGNLGHALVSYRGFASRGFEIVGLLDSHPDVVGEQVCASGVDLLVQPMSELEQVVRSSGAHIGVIATPADAAQGVCDRLVAAGVRSILNFAPMVLVVPEGVEVRKVDLAVELQILAFHEQRRVDDSSPLAQVMQA, from the coding sequence CTGTCCCGCCAACTTGGCCCGAGTCGCACGCGCGACGATGGGCGCGGGATTCCTGACGCCACTGTGGCGCGATTGCCGGTGTATCACCGCGTGCTGCGAGATCTTGCAGATGATGGCGTGCAGACCGTCTCCTCTGAACACCTGGCTCTGGCATGTGGCGTCAGCTCGGCCAAATTGCGCAAGGACCTCTCGCATCTTGGCTCCTACGGCACGCGCGGAGTTGGCTACGACGTCTCCTTCCTGAGCTACCACATCAGTCGCGAGCTTGGCTTGAGCCAGCCGTGGGGTGTGGTCATCGTCGGGGTTGGCAACCTCGGGCATGCCCTGGTCTCCTACCGGGGCTTTGCCTCCCGCGGATTTGAGATCGTGGGCCTTCTTGACTCGCATCCGGATGTGGTCGGTGAGCAGGTCTGCGCCAGCGGGGTCGATCTGCTTGTTCAGCCCATGTCCGAGCTGGAACAAGTGGTGCGCTCCAGTGGCGCGCACATTGGTGTGATCGCCACCCCGGCAGACGCAGCACAAGGCGTGTGCGACCGACTCGTAGCTGCGGGAGTTCGCAGCATTTTGAACTTTGCACCGATGGTGCTGGTTGTTCCTGAAGGAGTAGAAGTGCGCAAGGTCGATCTAGCTGTAGAACTGCAAATCCTGGCCTTTCACGAACAACGTCGCGTCGATGACTCCAGCCCATTGGCGCAGGTGATGCAGGCATGA
- a CDS encoding bifunctional uroporphyrinogen-III C-methyltransferase/uroporphyrinogen-III synthase: MSAKAISTPPPKLPKPTTTSKPSPQAKKKSPSPSSTTAGDNPVIRATTAPVKSRKKAPVGTVALVAAGPGDPDLLTLRAVALMREADVIVADPATELIARQYMGVEAEFIMAGDHSKAMLDAAREGKNVVRLIAGDPIVDGTLVQEAASLRKAKIPFEVAPGVSEVTGIPAYAGFSLTGGKVRQIRVVDGSSSDLPWVELAQPQVTTVYLNGADSCIEIATQLLNAGADPKTPIAVTRQGTTVDQRTLAGTLGEIGAIAKRSKQAGPGVVVVGEVVAQRDKADWFEAKPLFGWRVLIPRTQDSSDSIVALLRRHGAVPMEVPTISVEPPRTPQQIDRAVHGLVSGRYEWIGFTSVNAVRAIREKLASYGLDARSFAGLKVAAVGEATIAALIEFGVRPDLVPLGEQTTADLLEEWPGYDSLTDPINRIFLPRADIATESLVAGLTELGWEVEDITAFRTVRAAPPPAEIREAIKTGGFDAVLFTSSSTVRNLVGIAGKPHHTTVVACIGPQTAKTAEEHGLRVDVMAETSTLIGLVDALAAHGEELRLAAAEAGEGSWRPSRRRTPARRKA; the protein is encoded by the coding sequence ATGAGCGCAAAAGCCATCAGCACGCCGCCGCCGAAGCTCCCAAAGCCAACAACGACGTCAAAGCCCAGCCCCCAAGCCAAGAAGAAGTCCCCTAGTCCCAGCTCAACAACCGCAGGAGATAACCCGGTGATTCGCGCAACAACTGCACCAGTCAAGAGTCGCAAGAAGGCGCCGGTGGGCACTGTTGCACTCGTTGCCGCAGGCCCGGGTGATCCGGATCTGCTGACTTTGCGTGCTGTTGCGTTGATGCGCGAGGCTGATGTCATCGTGGCCGATCCCGCCACCGAGTTGATTGCCCGTCAGTACATGGGAGTCGAAGCTGAATTCATCATGGCTGGTGACCACTCCAAGGCGATGCTCGACGCTGCTCGCGAGGGCAAGAATGTCGTACGCTTGATTGCCGGTGATCCGATCGTTGATGGCACGCTGGTTCAAGAGGCTGCATCACTTCGCAAGGCCAAGATTCCATTTGAAGTTGCTCCAGGAGTCAGTGAAGTCACTGGCATTCCGGCCTACGCCGGCTTCAGCCTCACTGGCGGCAAGGTGCGTCAGATCCGTGTCGTCGACGGCAGTTCGTCAGATCTGCCATGGGTAGAGCTCGCGCAGCCACAGGTCACCACGGTGTACTTGAACGGCGCAGACTCATGCATTGAGATCGCTACGCAGTTGCTCAATGCCGGCGCCGATCCCAAGACTCCGATTGCAGTGACTCGTCAGGGCACCACAGTCGATCAGCGCACCCTGGCCGGAACTCTCGGCGAGATTGGCGCTATCGCAAAGCGCTCCAAGCAAGCCGGTCCTGGCGTTGTGGTGGTCGGAGAGGTTGTGGCCCAGCGCGACAAGGCTGACTGGTTCGAAGCCAAGCCATTGTTCGGCTGGCGGGTACTGATCCCTCGCACTCAGGACTCCTCAGATTCGATCGTGGCCCTTCTCCGTCGCCACGGAGCAGTGCCGATGGAGGTGCCCACCATCTCGGTCGAGCCGCCGCGCACCCCTCAGCAGATCGATCGTGCGGTTCACGGGCTGGTCTCAGGGCGCTACGAGTGGATCGGCTTCACCTCGGTCAATGCCGTGCGGGCGATACGCGAGAAGTTGGCTTCGTACGGTCTTGACGCGCGATCCTTTGCCGGCCTGAAGGTCGCAGCCGTTGGCGAGGCCACAATTGCCGCACTGATCGAGTTCGGTGTTCGTCCTGATCTCGTGCCGCTTGGTGAACAGACCACCGCTGACCTTCTTGAAGAGTGGCCCGGGTACGACTCGCTCACTGACCCGATCAATCGTATCTTCCTGCCACGCGCAGACATCGCGACTGAGTCTCTGGTCGCCGGACTCACTGAGCTTGGCTGGGAAGTTGAAGACATCACTGCCTTCCGTACCGTGCGCGCCGCACCGCCACCAGCGGAGATCCGCGAAGCGATCAAGACTGGCGGCTTCGATGCTGTGCTGTTCACTTCAAGCAGCACCGTGCGCAACCTCGTTGGCATCGCTGGCAAGCCTCATCACACAACAGTTGTCGCGTGCATCGGGCCACAGACCGCCAAGACTGCAGAAGAGCACGGTTTGCGCGTTGATGTGATGGCTGAGACCAGCACCTTGATCGGTCTCGTTGATGCACTCGCTGCTCACGGCGAGGAATTGCGCCTCGCTGCCGCAGAGGCAGGTGAAGGTAGTTGGCGCCCAAGTCGTCGCCGTACTCCGGCGCGACGCAAGGCGTGA
- a CDS encoding histidine phosphatase family protein gives MAASDRTVIHLLRHGEVDNPEGILYGRLPGYVLSELGHEMAQRAAVALKGHDITAVISSPMERAQQTAVPIASVHELSVSTEPRIIEADNIFEGQRVSVGDGILKQPSAWRHLYNPFKPSWGEPYTEVAERMTDAIASAREQVRGSEAVLVSHQLPIWIARLAAEGRRFVHDPRSRQCSLASITSLTFRGDELAAVSYTEPSRDLLAKASKVSGA, from the coding sequence ATGGCAGCATCTGACCGAACTGTCATACACCTGCTCCGGCATGGTGAAGTGGATAACCCTGAAGGCATCCTCTATGGACGTTTGCCGGGCTATGTCCTTTCAGAGCTCGGTCACGAGATGGCCCAGCGGGCAGCTGTTGCGCTGAAGGGCCACGACATCACTGCAGTGATCTCCTCGCCGATGGAGCGCGCTCAGCAGACTGCAGTTCCCATAGCATCTGTGCATGAGCTGTCGGTCAGCACTGAGCCTCGAATCATCGAGGCCGACAACATATTCGAAGGCCAGCGCGTCAGCGTTGGCGACGGGATTCTCAAGCAGCCAAGTGCCTGGCGGCATCTGTACAACCCCTTCAAGCCATCTTGGGGAGAGCCATACACCGAAGTCGCCGAGCGGATGACCGACGCAATTGCCTCCGCTCGTGAGCAGGTGCGCGGAAGCGAGGCCGTGCTCGTCAGTCATCAGTTGCCCATCTGGATCGCTCGCTTGGCTGCTGAGGGACGTAGATTCGTGCACGATCCAAGGAGTCGTCAATGCTCCTTGGCGTCGATCACATCACTGACGTTCCGCGGTGACGAGCTTGCTGCCGTCTCCTACACAGAGCCCTCCCGAGATCTGCTCGCTAAGGCAAGCAAGGTGTCGGGTGCCTGA
- a CDS encoding TlpA disulfide reductase family protein: MSSPRLRVGSALAVLLLACASLTACANSSTPSSTGGDTGFVAGDGSIVVIPAAQRTEAPDFTLPTLDGSTFTLSQQLGKVVVMNVWASWCAPCRAEAPELQLVWEQEKDKGVQFVGLDTRDSATAAQAFVNRFGLTYPQAIDTDGRVQLLFRDTLPAQAIPSTLIVDAEGKVAARFLGATTAAALRNVIDDVRASTK, from the coding sequence ATGTCTAGTCCGCGCCTTCGAGTCGGCAGCGCTCTTGCTGTGCTGTTGCTCGCTTGCGCGTCGCTCACTGCATGTGCCAATTCGAGTACTCCTTCGTCAACAGGTGGCGACACGGGATTTGTCGCTGGCGACGGATCCATCGTGGTTATCCCCGCAGCGCAAAGGACTGAAGCTCCTGATTTCACGCTGCCAACCCTGGACGGCTCGACTTTCACTCTGAGCCAGCAATTGGGCAAAGTCGTCGTCATGAATGTCTGGGCTTCATGGTGCGCGCCGTGCCGGGCTGAGGCTCCGGAACTTCAGCTGGTGTGGGAGCAGGAGAAGGACAAGGGTGTGCAGTTTGTCGGACTGGACACTCGCGATTCGGCAACTGCAGCGCAGGCCTTCGTCAATCGTTTCGGCTTGACCTACCCACAGGCCATCGACACCGATGGCCGAGTACAACTGCTGTTCCGCGACACTTTGCCAGCACAGGCCATTCCCTCGACTCTGATTGTTGATGCCGAGGGCAAGGTTGCCGCTCGATTCCTGGGCGCCACAACAGCAGCAGCGCTGCGCAATGTGATTGACGATGTGCGAGCGAGCACGAAGTGA
- a CDS encoding cytochrome c biogenesis protein CcdA, producing the protein MIADVINEGALAFALPLAFAAGLLAFVSPCVLPLAPGYLSYVTGLTGAELAEGQGNRRRVLAGSLLFVLGFSVIFVSYGALFGSLGSTLLEYQVTIDRVLGVLVIVMGLAFMGLIPGLQREWRIHQLPRWGVAGAPLLGVLFGLGWSPCIGPTLAAVQSLAFTEASAARGAVLSLFYCFGLGLPFVLLGLLFTRMGHAIGFIRRHYELVMRIGGGMLVLVGILLVTGLWMDFTIWLRVTIPGFETAL; encoded by the coding sequence GTGATCGCGGACGTCATCAATGAGGGCGCCCTTGCCTTCGCGTTGCCTCTGGCCTTCGCGGCCGGCTTGCTCGCTTTCGTATCGCCTTGTGTTCTGCCGCTCGCGCCTGGATACCTCTCCTATGTCACCGGACTGACCGGCGCAGAGCTAGCTGAGGGTCAGGGCAATCGACGGCGCGTGCTCGCTGGAAGTCTGCTGTTCGTCCTTGGCTTCAGCGTCATCTTCGTGTCCTACGGGGCGCTCTTCGGCTCCCTCGGCTCCACCCTGCTCGAATACCAAGTGACGATTGATCGAGTGCTCGGCGTATTGGTCATTGTCATGGGCCTGGCCTTCATGGGCCTGATCCCCGGACTTCAGCGCGAGTGGCGCATCCACCAGCTTCCGCGTTGGGGCGTTGCCGGAGCGCCACTCCTTGGTGTGCTCTTTGGTCTTGGCTGGTCACCCTGCATCGGACCAACGCTCGCTGCCGTGCAGAGCCTGGCCTTCACAGAAGCCAGCGCGGCCCGTGGTGCTGTGCTCTCGCTCTTCTACTGCTTCGGACTTGGCCTTCCGTTCGTGCTTCTCGGCTTGCTCTTCACGCGTATGGGACATGCCATCGGCTTCATTCGTCGACACTATGAGCTTGTCATGCGCATTGGCGGCGGCATGCTGGTGCTCGTCGGCATCCTGCTGGTGACCGGCCTCTGGATGGACTTCACCATCTGGCTGCGCGTGACGATTCCAGGATTTGAGACCGCCCTGTGA
- a CDS encoding cytochrome c biogenesis protein ResB: MSSLPPISNTGLLRWAWRQLTSMKTALILLFLLALASVPGSLLPQRGIDPIKVRAYLTENPTWGPILDRLGAFEVYSSPWFSAVYLLLFLSLIGCVIPRVGVHFRAMRGTPPPAPRMLHRFSGTRSVQAVGSSAEILGTAEKALRDARWRVVTGPEADPQWVSAEKGYLRETGNLIFHLSLLVVLVSVALGGLFGWKGNVIVREGSGFSNTLTQYDAWGGGRFVRPENLPPFSFTLDKFTADFERGVAQRGSPRAFEARVSYRPDPAAPLQQALIEVNEPLGINEAKVFLVGHGYAPVIKVTDKTGAVVFNDAVPFLPQDGAFTSTGVVKIPDSSPPLGIQALFLPTAKLDEVLGPISTFPAPDDPALFMSAWRGDLGLDAGTPQSVYRLVTDKMEKIGLEQLKPGQSWTLPDGSGTVSFQGYERWASFQIAADPGKEIALFAAVAAILGLTMSLFIRRRRVWVKVVHKDGVTVVQLAGIMRTSTFEDEDIGVLAEDLDLVAQALESAGQTQEQPKEES, translated from the coding sequence GTGAGCTCTCTGCCGCCGATCAGCAATACCGGACTGTTGCGCTGGGCCTGGCGCCAGCTGACCAGCATGAAGACGGCATTGATCCTGCTGTTCCTGCTTGCACTGGCCAGTGTTCCGGGGTCTCTCCTACCGCAACGTGGCATTGACCCCATCAAGGTTCGCGCCTACCTCACGGAGAATCCAACGTGGGGACCGATCCTGGACCGGCTGGGCGCCTTTGAGGTGTATTCCTCGCCTTGGTTCTCAGCGGTCTATCTGCTGCTCTTCTTGTCGCTGATTGGCTGTGTCATCCCGCGCGTTGGCGTGCACTTTCGTGCGATGCGCGGCACTCCGCCACCTGCGCCGCGAATGCTGCACCGCTTCTCGGGCACGCGAAGCGTGCAGGCAGTTGGCTCAAGTGCTGAGATCTTGGGCACTGCAGAAAAGGCACTGCGCGATGCCCGCTGGCGGGTGGTCACTGGACCTGAAGCCGATCCTCAGTGGGTGTCGGCAGAAAAGGGCTATCTGCGCGAGACCGGCAATCTGATCTTCCATCTTTCACTGCTTGTCGTATTGGTCTCGGTTGCACTTGGCGGACTGTTTGGCTGGAAGGGCAATGTCATCGTCCGCGAGGGCTCGGGCTTTTCCAACACCCTGACGCAATATGACGCCTGGGGTGGCGGCCGCTTTGTCAGGCCTGAGAACCTGCCGCCGTTCTCGTTCACTCTCGACAAATTCACTGCAGACTTCGAACGCGGGGTGGCGCAGCGTGGTTCGCCGCGGGCCTTTGAGGCAAGAGTCTCATACCGTCCCGATCCGGCGGCGCCGCTGCAGCAGGCCTTGATCGAGGTCAATGAGCCGCTGGGGATCAATGAGGCCAAGGTATTCCTCGTTGGTCACGGGTATGCGCCGGTGATCAAGGTGACCGACAAGACCGGCGCGGTCGTCTTCAATGACGCAGTGCCATTTCTGCCACAAGATGGTGCCTTCACCTCGACCGGGGTGGTCAAGATCCCTGATTCAAGTCCACCACTGGGCATTCAGGCACTGTTTCTTCCCACCGCCAAGCTCGATGAGGTGCTCGGCCCAATATCGACTTTTCCAGCACCAGATGACCCGGCGCTGTTCATGTCGGCCTGGAGGGGCGATCTGGGCCTGGATGCCGGAACCCCGCAGAGCGTCTATCGCCTGGTGACAGACAAGATGGAGAAGATCGGCCTGGAGCAATTGAAGCCGGGACAGAGTTGGACTCTGCCCGACGGCTCAGGCACGGTGAGTTTCCAGGGTTACGAGCGATGGGCCTCGTTCCAGATCGCCGCGGATCCCGGAAAGGAGATCGCACTCTTTGCCGCCGTAGCGGCAATTCTTGGCCTGACGATGTCCCTGTTCATTCGTCGGCGACGGGTCTGGGTGAAGGTCGTGCACAAGGATGGCGTTACCGTTGTCCAGCTTGCCGGAATCATGCGCACCTCGACCTTCGAAGATGAGGACATCGGCGTGCTCGCTGAGGATCTCGACCTTGTCGCGCAGGCACTGGAATCGGCTGGACAGACACAAGAACAACCCAAGGAGGAATCGTGA
- the ccsB gene encoding c-type cytochrome biogenesis protein CcsB has product MNPESLAQMSNVAIYSSMLTLAMAMVAFAASFASGQRRPAAVAAQESTMSAGGAAVLTKQKSAPVSDPGRRAANIAVSLTWLAFVLLLFGVVLRGVWAGRAPWGNMYEFSITAALGILGVYLFMNIKMDLRWLGLFVVIPALLTLGMAVTVLYTEAAQLVPALKSYWLVIHVLAAIVCAGAFTLAAATAGLSLVRDRAERRAEPGTSPSGSLSSHLPDAERLRTITNRVLAFAFPLWTFSVVAGAIWAENAWGRYWGWDPKETWAFITWVVYAAYLHARATAGWRKNRASWIALAGWIVFLINYFGVNFLASSLHSYAGVSS; this is encoded by the coding sequence GTGAATCCAGAGTCGCTGGCTCAGATGAGCAATGTGGCGATCTATTCATCGATGCTCACCCTGGCGATGGCCATGGTTGCCTTTGCCGCCTCCTTCGCAAGTGGTCAACGACGTCCGGCTGCGGTAGCCGCACAGGAGTCCACGATGAGTGCCGGCGGTGCTGCAGTTCTGACCAAGCAGAAGTCAGCGCCGGTCTCTGACCCCGGTCGCCGGGCGGCAAACATCGCAGTCTCGTTGACATGGCTGGCATTTGTCCTGTTGCTCTTTGGCGTCGTGCTGCGCGGAGTCTGGGCTGGTCGCGCGCCCTGGGGCAACATGTATGAGTTCTCCATCACCGCGGCACTGGGCATCCTGGGCGTCTATCTCTTCATGAACATCAAGATGGATCTGCGCTGGCTCGGCCTGTTCGTGGTCATTCCGGCGTTGCTGACCCTGGGTATGGCTGTCACCGTGCTCTACACCGAGGCTGCGCAGTTGGTTCCAGCGCTGAAGTCCTACTGGCTGGTCATCCACGTACTCGCTGCAATTGTCTGTGCAGGCGCCTTCACTCTCGCAGCCGCAACTGCTGGGCTTTCCCTCGTCCGAGATCGAGCTGAGCGTCGTGCCGAGCCTGGCACCAGCCCGTCTGGTTCCTTGAGTTCGCACCTCCCAGATGCCGAGCGTCTGCGCACGATCACCAATCGCGTCCTGGCCTTCGCCTTTCCGCTGTGGACCTTTTCGGTCGTTGCCGGCGCGATCTGGGCGGAGAACGCATGGGGTCGCTACTGGGGTTGGGATCCCAAGGAGACCTGGGCCTTCATTACGTGGGTGGTCTACGCGGCCTACTTGCACGCTCGAGCAACTGCCGGCTGGCGCAAGAACAGGGCCTCGTGGATTGCGCTGGCTGGCTGGATCGTGTTCCTGATCAACTACTTCGGCGTGAACTTCCTGGCCAGCAGCCTGCACTCCTACGCAGGAGTCTCTTCTTAG
- a CDS encoding PLD nuclease N-terminal domain-containing protein, protein MLRVAGIIVLLAVYIWFMVDVVGSPKSAVRNLPKGIWLLIVVFVPIIGGAIWVLFGRTKPIGGGGRGLRRTPSAPDDDPRFLAKLDEDAWKKRMRERRGEN, encoded by the coding sequence GTGCTGAGAGTCGCCGGCATCATCGTGTTACTCGCGGTGTACATATGGTTCATGGTCGATGTAGTGGGATCGCCCAAATCTGCTGTCCGCAATCTCCCCAAGGGCATCTGGTTGCTCATTGTGGTCTTCGTACCGATCATTGGTGGAGCGATCTGGGTGCTCTTTGGTCGCACCAAGCCCATTGGTGGTGGCGGTCGAGGGCTCCGACGCACACCAAGTGCCCCTGATGACGATCCGCGCTTCCTGGCCAAGCTCGATGAAGACGCTTGGAAGAAGAGGATGCGCGAGCGCCGCGGCGAGAACTAG
- a CDS encoding 1,4-dihydroxy-2-naphthoate polyprenyltransferase, whose amino-acid sequence MATLSQWVSGSRPRTLPSAIAPVAIGAGLVARLDSFIASRALLALIVALALQVGVNYANDYSDGVRGTDEVRIGPVRLVGQGLARPEHVKLAAFASFGVAMIAGLALVIVTTQWWLVLVGAASIAAAWFYTGGKHPYGYFGLGEIFVFVFFGLVPVLGTVYVQALSIAEADVVAACAVGFLICTLLIVNNLRDIPTDRIAGKRTLAVALGDKRTRLLYIAFMLLTAALSIWLAALTSWWVLCGLASFALAVRPALMVLGGGVGPVLITVLKMTGILVLCYGLLTAGLLAWT is encoded by the coding sequence ATGGCAACGCTGAGTCAGTGGGTCTCCGGTTCTCGGCCGCGCACCCTGCCTTCAGCAATCGCACCCGTGGCAATCGGCGCAGGCTTGGTTGCGCGCCTGGATTCCTTCATCGCCTCGCGCGCGCTGCTCGCGCTGATTGTTGCCCTTGCCCTGCAAGTGGGTGTCAACTACGCCAACGACTACAGCGATGGCGTCAGGGGCACCGACGAAGTCCGGATCGGCCCGGTCCGGCTGGTAGGCCAGGGCCTGGCCAGGCCCGAGCACGTGAAGCTGGCGGCCTTTGCCAGTTTCGGGGTGGCCATGATTGCCGGGCTTGCGCTGGTGATCGTGACAACCCAGTGGTGGCTGGTGCTTGTTGGAGCGGCATCGATCGCCGCCGCGTGGTTCTACACGGGCGGCAAGCACCCGTACGGGTATTTCGGCCTGGGTGAGATATTTGTCTTCGTCTTCTTTGGACTCGTGCCGGTGCTCGGCACGGTCTATGTACAAGCCTTGAGCATTGCCGAAGCCGATGTTGTAGCGGCGTGCGCGGTTGGATTCTTGATCTGCACCTTGCTCATCGTCAACAACCTTCGCGACATTCCAACCGATCGCATCGCAGGCAAGCGGACCTTGGCCGTGGCTCTGGGCGATAAGAGAACGCGCCTGCTGTACATCGCCTTCATGCTGCTGACCGCCGCACTGAGCATCTGGCTGGCCGCGCTGACGAGCTGGTGGGTGCTGTGTGGGCTCGCGTCCTTCGCGCTTGCCGTGCGGCCGGCGCTGATGGTTCTAGGTGGCGGTGTCGGACCGGTGCTCATCACCGTTTTGAAGATGACCGGGATCCTGGTCTTGTGCTACGGGCTGCTCACTGCTGGGCTGCTCGCCTGGACCTGA
- a CDS encoding AMP-binding protein: protein MPDRPLARIPVPPGAQGVAALIEPLRAALDGTGPAIAPIPTVSATTSNEYVSQLLQATRPADSSAPLESDEIAVVMATSGSTHNPKGVLHSAATITALSAAALGPIASAPQWIAALPVTSMGGLNVLIRSLGSGLDPIAVSSLGGAAPFTPQAFNEAFRAALVRSQDVRVSLVAAQLRRLLADPESSAALQQCAQILVGGGPLPLHTAEAARSANVLITTTYGATETAGGCVFNGKPLSQVQVSIDAEDSQIVLSGPMVALGYRCEPELTSRQFDQGSYRTGDTGTFNDTLLVTGRLDDVVTINGVNVAVQAVSDALTGHASVSTCAVLAEADGTGETQLFAAITMTTLDVDSDALKQELRAVIRENLGAAAVPRYFALLESLPMLPNGKVDQRTLKGLIGDGVTWQR, encoded by the coding sequence ATGCCTGACCGACCACTCGCCCGCATCCCGGTGCCACCAGGAGCGCAGGGCGTCGCAGCGCTGATCGAGCCGCTGCGAGCGGCACTGGACGGGACCGGCCCCGCGATCGCGCCTATTCCTACAGTCAGCGCCACCACCTCAAATGAGTACGTCAGCCAACTGCTCCAAGCAACTCGACCCGCAGACAGCTCTGCCCCCTTGGAATCGGACGAAATCGCCGTCGTGATGGCCACCTCCGGCTCAACGCACAATCCCAAGGGCGTCCTGCACAGCGCCGCCACAATTACCGCACTCTCTGCAGCCGCGCTTGGCCCCATCGCCTCCGCTCCCCAATGGATCGCGGCACTTCCAGTGACGTCGATGGGCGGGCTCAATGTGCTCATCCGATCTCTGGGCAGCGGATTGGATCCCATTGCCGTATCCAGCCTTGGTGGTGCAGCGCCATTCACTCCGCAGGCATTCAACGAGGCCTTCCGAGCCGCATTGGTGCGTTCGCAAGATGTTCGCGTGTCTCTCGTCGCGGCTCAGTTAAGGAGGTTGCTTGCAGATCCCGAGTCTTCGGCAGCACTTCAGCAGTGTGCGCAGATTCTTGTTGGCGGTGGACCACTGCCACTGCACACGGCTGAGGCTGCCCGCTCAGCGAACGTTCTCATCACCACCACTTATGGGGCCACCGAGACCGCCGGAGGCTGTGTCTTCAACGGTAAGCCCTTGTCCCAAGTGCAGGTGTCGATCGACGCCGAAGACTCGCAGATTGTCCTGTCGGGACCGATGGTCGCACTTGGCTACCGCTGCGAACCAGAGCTCACTTCCCGCCAGTTCGATCAGGGTTCGTATCGCACTGGCGACACTGGCACTTTCAACGACACCTTGCTCGTCACTGGACGACTCGACGATGTGGTCACCATCAATGGAGTCAATGTTGCAGTGCAGGCTGTGTCAGATGCGCTCACCGGTCATGCATCAGTAAGCACATGCGCTGTCCTCGCTGAAGCGGACGGCACCGGAGAGACGCAACTCTTCGCAGCCATCACTATGACAACCCTTGACGTGGACAGCGATGCGCTCAAGCAGGAGTTGCGCGCTGTCATCCGTGAGAATCTCGGCGCTGCAGCCGTCCCGCGGTATTTTGCGCTCCTCGAGAGCCTGCCCATGCTGCCCAATGGCAAGGTGGATCAACGAACGCTCAAAGGACTCATCGGTGATGGAGTGACATGGCAACGCTGA